A genomic segment from Chloroflexota bacterium encodes:
- a CDS encoding tripartite tricarboxylate transporter permease produces MDTLLQASLSGLAQVFTWPTFPLMMLGILIGFIIGILPGISAPTTLALMLPFTFHMKPVEAFAFLLGMLSVSVMFGDITSILFGVPGEPLAAAVVLDGHPMAKNGETGRALGAALTSSLVGAVVGAAILGLSVPLIRPIVLAFGSPEFFGLALLGIAFVAALSGGNLRKGILAGALGLMLSMVGLDQQSGIQRYTFGRLELWDGIGLVPVTVGLFGIGELVDLWIKQSSISETRVGKIGSVWQGCKDTFIHWGLTMRCSLFGTVLGVIPGLGGAVAQWVTYAHSVQSAKDKSRFGHGDVRGVLGPGAAMNSKEGGNLITTVAFGVPGSVSMAILLGAFLIQGIQPGPSMLTSKLDLTFSFVWVIVVAHVVSVGLSFLLINQMVRITEIRTSLILPGIVMLVLFGGFSERNSLFDLGITVAAGFLGMIMVYLDWPRPPLILGLVLGKLIERNLFISYSRYEFAFLLRPILLGTILVGIALVVAPILQKRLAGRLGVREELLVAKES; encoded by the coding sequence ATGGACACGCTGCTCCAGGCTTCGCTGAGCGGGCTCGCCCAGGTCTTCACCTGGCCGACGTTCCCGCTGATGATGCTCGGGATCCTCATCGGGTTCATCATCGGCATCCTGCCGGGGATCTCCGCGCCGACCACCCTGGCGCTGATGCTGCCCTTCACGTTCCACATGAAGCCCGTCGAGGCCTTCGCGTTCCTGCTGGGCATGCTGTCTGTCTCCGTGATGTTCGGGGACATTACCTCGATCCTCTTCGGCGTGCCGGGCGAACCTCTCGCCGCCGCGGTGGTGCTGGACGGGCACCCGATGGCGAAGAACGGCGAGACGGGACGCGCGCTCGGCGCCGCGCTCACCAGCTCCCTGGTCGGCGCCGTCGTGGGCGCCGCGATTCTCGGGCTCTCGGTCCCCCTCATCCGCCCCATCGTCCTCGCGTTCGGCTCGCCCGAATTCTTCGGCCTCGCGCTCCTGGGCATCGCCTTCGTCGCAGCGCTCAGCGGCGGAAACCTCCGCAAGGGCATCCTGGCCGGCGCCCTCGGGCTCATGCTGTCGATGGTCGGCCTCGACCAGCAGTCGGGCATCCAACGGTACACCTTTGGCCGTCTGGAGCTGTGGGATGGCATCGGCCTGGTGCCGGTCACGGTCGGCTTGTTCGGCATCGGCGAGCTGGTTGACCTCTGGATCAAGCAGAGCAGCATCTCCGAAACGCGGGTAGGAAAGATCGGCAGCGTCTGGCAGGGGTGCAAAGACACCTTCATCCACTGGGGGCTGACGATGCGGTGCAGCCTCTTCGGCACGGTGCTGGGGGTGATACCAGGACTGGGCGGCGCCGTTGCCCAGTGGGTCACCTACGCCCACTCCGTGCAGAGCGCGAAGGACAAGTCCCGCTTCGGTCATGGCGACGTGCGGGGCGTCCTCGGCCCGGGGGCCGCCATGAACAGCAAGGAGGGCGGGAACCTGATCACGACGGTGGCCTTTGGCGTGCCGGGCAGCGTGTCGATGGCGATCCTGCTGGGCGCGTTCCTCATCCAGGGGATTCAGCCCGGCCCGAGCATGCTGACCTCGAAGCTCGATCTCACCTTCTCATTCGTCTGGGTCATCGTCGTCGCCCACGTGGTCAGCGTGGGACTGAGCTTCCTCCTGATCAATCAGATGGTGCGGATCACGGAGATCCGCACGTCGCTGATCCTGCCGGGCATCGTGATGCTGGTGTTGTTCGGCGGGTTCTCCGAGCGGAATTCCCTGTTCGATCTCGGGATCACCGTGGCTGCGGGGTTCCTCGGCATGATCATGGTCTACCTCGATTGGCCGCGGCCGCCGCTCATCCTCGGGCTGGTCCTGGGAAAGCTCATCGAGCGCAACCTGTTTATCTCGTACTCCCGCTATGAGTTCGCCTTCCTGCTGCGGCCGATCCTGCTCGGGACAATCCTCGTCGGCATCGCGCTCGTCGTGGCCCCTATCCTCCAAAAGCGGCTGGCTGGTCGCCTGGGTGTGAGGGAAGAGCTGCTTGTTGCGAAAGAGAGCTGA
- a CDS encoding response regulator produces the protein MRVRFWGTRGSIATPGAGTVRFGGNTSCVELQTGSGETFIFDVGTGARPLGDALMARTTGALSATILLTHTHWDHIQGFPFFGPLFVHGNRFAVYAPEDINRSLHQTLAGQMEFQHFPVELDQLPASITCHELTEGHHEIGGAHVFAQYLHHPTMTLGYRIEAGGVAVACLTDHEPFSDLLWRSDAPPGRVDAILHQGDRRHARFMANADLVIHDAQYTPEEFPAKKTWGHSTFDYVVELAAAAGVRRLALSHHDPRHDDAMVAEIEARARALAAARSPAMEVFCAFEGCELILEPSTETSGEFVGPSHARVATAARILVTDDDPDMRALARLALERDGHTVREAPSGEEAIRAVLEWAPDLVLLDIVMPTMSGLDVLRALRADPRTAHLPVLLLTSMDSESDLREGFELGATDYLTKPFTMPQLASRVRSCLARARE, from the coding sequence ATGCGGGTGCGGTTCTGGGGGACGCGGGGCTCGATCGCGACACCGGGCGCGGGCACGGTCCGCTTTGGCGGAAATACGTCCTGCGTCGAGCTTCAGACCGGCTCCGGCGAGACGTTCATCTTCGACGTCGGCACCGGCGCCCGCCCGCTCGGCGACGCCCTGATGGCGCGGACGACGGGTGCGCTCTCGGCCACGATCCTCCTCACCCACACCCACTGGGACCACATCCAGGGATTTCCGTTCTTCGGCCCGCTCTTCGTCCACGGCAATCGCTTCGCCGTGTATGCCCCGGAGGACATCAATCGCTCGCTCCACCAGACCCTCGCCGGCCAAATGGAGTTTCAGCACTTTCCGGTCGAGCTAGACCAGCTCCCGGCGTCCATCACGTGCCACGAGCTGACCGAGGGCCACCACGAGATCGGCGGCGCCCACGTATTCGCCCAGTACCTCCACCACCCGACGATGACGCTGGGCTATCGAATCGAAGCGGGCGGCGTCGCGGTCGCCTGTCTGACGGACCACGAGCCCTTTTCGGACCTCCTCTGGCGGTCCGATGCGCCGCCCGGGCGCGTGGACGCGATCCTCCATCAGGGCGACCGACGCCACGCGCGCTTCATGGCCAACGCCGACCTGGTCATCCACGATGCGCAGTACACCCCGGAGGAGTTCCCGGCAAAGAAGACGTGGGGGCACAGCACGTTCGACTACGTCGTGGAGCTGGCCGCCGCGGCCGGCGTGCGGCGACTGGCCCTCTCGCACCACGACCCGCGCCACGACGACGCGATGGTGGCGGAGATCGAGGCCCGGGCCCGGGCGCTCGCGGCGGCGCGCAGCCCGGCGATGGAGGTCTTCTGCGCCTTCGAGGGCTGCGAGCTGATCCTGGAGCCGTCGACGGAGACCTCGGGTGAGTTTGTGGGCCCCAGCCACGCACGGGTCGCGACGGCGGCTCGCATCCTCGTGACCGACGACGACCCCGACATGCGCGCTCTGGCGCGTCTCGCCCTCGAGCGCGACGGGCACACCGTTCGCGAGGCGCCCAGCGGCGAAGAGGCGATCCGTGCCGTCCTCGAGTGGGCGCCGGACCTCGTGCTCCTCGACATCGTTATGCCGACAATGAGCGGGCTCGACGTCCTCCGGGCGCTCCGCGCCGACCCGCGGACGGCCCATCTGCCGGTGCTGCTCCTGACCAGCATGGACTCCGAAAGCGACCTGCGCGAGGGGTTCGAGCTCGGGGCGACCGACTATCTGACCAAGCCCTTCACGATGCCCCAGCTCGCGTCGCGCGTTCGCTCGTGCCTGGCCCGCGCCCGGGAATGA